A genome region from Populus alba chromosome 5, ASM523922v2, whole genome shotgun sequence includes the following:
- the LOC118030426 gene encoding uncharacterized protein: MMKFNCFSGPIGRKKKEKVDKQSSRTADFNTALKTLNISLQHPVEPFESDGLKSTSFAVSFPLDVEKDSINVQVMSHESPVVNEAAYEGEDELEDDVSMKRDLSDLDLQSHVANSGEEVSFPISARLDSSDSLDRMGNERYAKKDEKKVDEKGIDVIQSGHVSDPGIGKAEFWGSPKLKRSCSNLETSKFLRKIANQLPLASQYSEELQGLAEKLRDPRSPTSIISHCSADRVMLKKHSSSQVLPSRSRRLWWKLFLWSHRNIHKPWYVKPQPQAVSKVLNQQGGYSSDTLELDRALSKMQSPGSFTRESMNKGRINNEEDSQSWNGFQAGISGLWPQNQWVAFSIESSPFSRVNKWVEDLETQPPPPDAHDDNNDVKSDNDIVFLPSPDTGRSPGRTTACPDFNFSEEILHANSVIQSLNSSSTVAHIAGIGLKAIPTISHFSSLRSVNLSNNAIVHITPGSLPKGLHTLNLSKNRIGTIEGLRDLIRLRVLDLSYNRISRLGQGLSNCTIIKELYLAGNKISDVEGLHRLLKLTVLDLSFNKITTTKALGQLVANYNSLQALNLVGNPIQSNISDDQLRKAICGLLPKLVYLNKQPIKPQRAREVLTDSVARAALGTSSSRSYRKNAVKRVTSSSTISSMHRGSGGGGQKSRNRSNSRTHHLKTMSSAHASSSR; encoded by the exons atgatgaaatttaactGCTTCTCTGGTCCGAttgggaggaagaagaaagagaag GTTGATAAGCAATCATCAAGAACTGCTGACTTCAACACTGCGCTTAAAACCCTGAATATCAGCCTTCAGCACCCAGTGGAACCCTTTGAGAGCGATGGCTTGAAAAGCACATCTTTTGCCGTGTCATTTCCTTTAGATGTTGAGAAGGACTCAATCAATGTCCAGGTGATGAGCCATGAGAGTCCTGTTGTGAATGAAGCAGCATATGAAGGAGAAGATGAGCTTGAAGATGATGTTTCAATGAAGAGGGACTTATCTGACCTTGATCTCCAATCCCATGTGGCCAATTCTGGTGAAGAAGTGTCTTTTCCTATAAGTGCAAGGCTGGATTCCTCTGATTCACTTGATAGAATGGGCAATGAACGATATGCAAAGAAAGATGAGAAAAAAGTTGATGAAAAAGGTATTGATGTCATACAAAGTGGACATGTTAGTGATCCTGGTATTGGGAAGGCTGAGTTTTGGGGTTCGCCTAAGCTTAAACGGTCCTGTTCTAATCTGGAAACAAGCAAATTCCTAAGAAAAATTGCCAATCAGCTGCCTCTAGCATCTCAGTATTCTGAAGAATTGCAGGGACTGGCTGAGAAATTGAGAGATCCTCGCAGCCCCACATCTATAATAAGCCATTGCAGTGCCGACAGAGTGATGTTAAAGAAGCATTCTTCTAGCCAAGTTCTACCCTCTAGGAGTAGAAGACTCTGGTGGAAATTGTTCCTCTGGAGCCACAGAAATATTCACAAACCCTGGTATGTAAAACCACAGCCACAGGCTGTAAGTAAGGTTTTGAATCAGCAAGGTGGCTACTCTTCAGATACACTTGAACTAGACAGAGCCCTGAGCAAGATGCAATCACCTGGTTCATTCACCAGAGAGTCAATGAACAAGGGCCGTATCAACAATGAAGAGGACAGTCAGAGCTGGAATGGTTTTCAAGCTGGGATTTCTGGTCTATGGCCCCAGAACCAGTGGGTTGCTTTCTCAATAGAATCATCTCCATTTTCAAGAGTGAATAAATGGGTCGAAGATCTTGAGACCCAACCCCCTCCTCCAGATGCCCATGATGATAACAATGATGTTAAGAGTGACAACGACATTGTTTTCCTACCCTCTCCTGATACTGGTAGATCACCAGGAAGAACCACGGCATGCCCAGATTTTAATTTCTCTGAGGAGATTTTGCATGCCAATAGCGTGATCCAGTCACTTAATTCATCCTCAACGGTAGCCCACATTGCAGGCATTGGCTTAAAAGCTATCCCCACCATATCACATTTCTCCAGTCTTCGATctgttaacttgtcaaacaatGCCATAG TCCACATTACTCCTGGATCACTGCCAAAGGGTCTTCACACACTCAACCTTTCGAAAAACAGGATCGGCACTATTGAAGGACTCAGAGATCTCATCCGATTGCGGGTACTCGATCTCAGTTACAATCGCATTTCTCGGCTTGGACAAG GGTTGTCAAACTGTACAATAATAAAGGAACTCTATCTGGCTGGGAACAAGATTAGTGATGTTGAGGGGCTGCACAGGCTCCTGAAGCTTACAGTCTTAGACCTGAGCTTTAACAAGATAACTACAACAAAAGCTCTGGGCCAGCTTGTTGCGAACTACAACTCACTGCAAGCTCTGAATCTCGTGGGCAATCCAATTCAGAGCAACATCAGTGATGACCAGCTTCGCAAGGCAATTTGTGGCCTCCTCCCTAAGCTAGTGTACCTGAACAAGCAACCCATCAAACCACAGAGAGCGCGAGAAGTTCTCACAGATAGTGTTGCCAGAGCCGCCCTTGGAACCAGCAGCAGCAGGAGCTATCGGAAAAATGCAGTGAAGAGAGTGACTTCCAGCAGTACAATCTCCAGTATGCATAGGGGCAGTGGTGGGGGTGGGCAGAAAAGCAGGAACAGGTCGAACAGCCGAACTCATCACCTGAAGACAATGTCCTCTGCGCATGCTTCTTCATCCCGTTAA